aTAACTTAATTGGTGTTTAAAGTTAGTCTTAAAGGTGTTGACATAAATATTAGTTAGCAATATCAACGACTTCAGTCTTGAGCTTAGAGGCGAGAGCACGACGTAGTTGCATGGCGTCCGGTGGCGGTAGCGGCGGAGCACCTGCCAGCGCTGCGTGAGCCACGCGCGCTGACCGCGGCCGAGCAGCCGTGCTTTGCGACCCTTCGCCACCTCGAATTCATAGCAAATAGTTACGAAATTACAATAATCAGAGGACAATTACATTGGACctttttcgtttttaaaatccaatacattttaaaagagttACCTCCAGTTTCGGCACTCATCTCAGCAGCGCCCAACCTTCTTTCGCGGACTTGTTTCTTCAGCGCCAACAGCTTGTCCCGTTGCTGCTTCAAATATTCCTGGCGAGCGCGCATCTCCTCTTCACTGAcctgaaataaatgataagtaagtatgtacaaaatattatattcgatGAGATACTAAAAGTATGAAGGTACTATTAATTTTAGACAGGCTTATAAATCAACCTACGTAGGTTTTTTTACGAAACCATCCAAATACTTCCATCGTGAATGTAAAGGATGTAGCATACTAATTAGTAAGAGTGATTTAGAAAGATCAAAATAACTCACCTCAGCTTTTGGTGGTATGGGCTTCAGCGGTTCTATGACTTGAATCTTCTTTTCATCAAAAGTTACCGTCTTCTCGACCTTTTCTTTTGGTTCAATGTCTTCCTTCTTTTCAAAGCTATGCAGTTTGGACAATAAGGTCTGTTTCTCAGCAACTACTTCCTCTGGCGGTACACTTACTTCATCTTTATCCTCCATATCTTGCAGCTGCAGTCTAAAACAACACCGTCATCATAATGCAATACAAAAAATTAAGTCGGCTAGCCTCTTTAAATGTGGAATTCCAACGTACTTTTTAATTTCAGTCATGACATCATCATTATCAGGCCAGTCCTCACTTGTGTCAGTGCTCCTTGAAGAATCCAGTTCTTCTGGCTCGTTTGAAAATAACGGCATGGTCCCATAACGTCGTTCAATGAGTTCTAAGGCCTGGAGGAAAGAGCATGCTGCATGTTAAAAAGAAGGAATTTCATTTGAAGAAGATATAAGACAGATAAGGATGTACCTGTAATTGCAGCTCAACATTCTTATGCGTCATCATTTTAACGAACATCTCATAATCGTTAGCTGCCCATATTTGTTCGAAGAGGCGACGATGGAAGTGAGCCGGCAGCCCGGCCAGGTCACGTGCAGACAGTTTGCATGCCGCCTCGAACTGATCCGCCGATATACCGATATCATCCATGAACGAACCTAACATCACGTCCACCTGCATTATTAAcgagttttaattattactcgagaatttaattaagaatatttttacaatttactgCTTTCACATTTCGATATTTATGTTTAAGGACAGTTACCTATTTGACGCAGGACATACGTCTAGGCAGCTATAGACtagctatttataatatttattctttaccGCATTTACCTGGTGTCGTTTCTTAATAAACAAATCATATAGTACCtagctataataataacaaaggtcaGAAAGTACCTCTACATACTTTCAAGGTCCTTTACACCTTGCACTCACTTACCAAATTGCGATACTCATTATGAATCTGCTTATATTCCGGCCTATCCAGGACTTCTCCATTATCTGTCGGCTCAaaagctgaaaataaaacattacttgtTGTTATAAACTTTTACGATAGAATAATAACAGTAACAGCGAATGTAGCATGAAAATAAGAAAGTTCCTGCAAATAATCGaatagcaaaaaatatgtcCGATGTGACTTTGAACAATGCTATTAATGCAGTAAATGCAGTCAGTAGTGCAAAGTATCTGCATTACAACTTACGTAAAGATTTCTCTTCAATGAAAGTCTGCAATGGCACATTCCATACAGGACCGTGGAGAAATCCCACAAGGGAATCAAACACCCAAGCGTTTCCGTCCAATTGTTCCATCCTCAGTCACAAATCTTATCCGCTTTAACGTTCGCAAAGTGCTCACTACTCAGCTGTTCACAACAAAAtagtaacttattttatatattttgttgccGCTTACACGCTTTTATGACGTCTATTTGTACTACTTGTTGTTATGGTTACAAGTTCACTTTCATTGTTTTCCTCGGTGTTTCTGTCATGTCATCGATTATTACGTGATAGAACCAATTAACTGAAAAGTTCATTTTTAATGGGCTTTCGAAGTTCAATGTTTAGGTACCTGCTGCGATTGATTCAGAGTATTCAGACTTATTAATGGCAGTATCGGctttataattacatattgGATTTGGTTTAATGAACACTTACCTATCTATTTCTAGCACGGAAAAATGAACAGTTAATATGTAGATACatataacatgaacataattaCCATGGGTATGATTCACATGGATTTATATAGCTTACAAAAATAGGTACTTCAGCATAAATGATAAATTGGTGAGCTACTAGTGTAATATCTATCTAGCATGGTAGAAAGGTAAATATGGAAGGAAGGTCTTAAACGATCGTCCTTGATTGATTTAACGTTACCAGAGACTACCCAGAGTACCCGCACTTAGTTGAAATCGAAGGCTCATGAATGACAATTATCCGATTTTTTTAATGgtattaaatcattatttccCACCGTTTTTAGTTCCATTAGTTATAAAAAGTTATAGTTGTGATGAAACGCGATTAGAGGCACATTGTtgtggtttaaaattaaatcaatttaataaattaattaatttttacttttgaacGTATCACTAAATGTCAGTGATCAACACTGTCAACACAGCTGTTCAGTCAATGTCACTGTGTTGAGCGTTGCAGATACTCGCTTATCTTCCTATCGGTTGCATATTCAAGACGTCTTGTCTCTTTTTCACACAAGTGAAGAAAAGAAGATAACTgataaaatcaatgaaatgatgTCTAGATGTTTGGTGTTATGTTATTGAATAATGAATACaagtttgtttcaaataatacagAAAATAGATAGTTTCACGCATTTTTACTATAATTGTGGGTTGAGAAACAATCGATATGCCTAACAACGAAACAGTAATTGAGCATGAGAATGTAAATGGCATAAAACTCACCCTAAAAGTCGACAAACGGCTCAGCTCTCCAAATTCAAGACAGTTTACAATATCTTACAAAGTTGATCAAAACAATTCCAGTTGGCCGAAGACGTATTTCTTACTGGctgttatatttaatgttttaggTTTAATTTACGTTCGTATCAGTATAACAGCAATATTAGTTATTATCATTGGGTTTTCAagcttgttaatattttatattagacaCTGTGTTCAATCAGGTTTGTTTCaatgtttctttataattacaCTAACAATCTCTTAGATATGCACCTTGTAGAAGATCAAAACTATAGTTCCAAAATACAGACAAAGTGCTCTGCAATTACTCAGAGaaagtatttgaataaaactctTTTTTGCAGAGAGTCTACTAGTCATCCCAACAGTGGGAATCCAAAGTTCTGTGAAGTATGTATGTGGCAGACAAGACAACTTTGTACCATGGTCCAGCATTGATGATGTTATTATTAATGAAGTCATTAAAATGGTGAGATTACCTTCTTAATAATGAACTACGAGACAAAAGTTATGAGAGACAATACTTTGTATGatctgtataaaatatttatagttcctttgtaacaaataaccatgttttatttataaaaggaaaGTGCATGCTGTTAGttccatcaaaacaaattgtagTAATTTCTTGTATGTAATGAAACTATAAAATGTCTGTGA
Above is a window of Anticarsia gemmatalis isolate Benzon Research Colony breed Stoneville strain chromosome 19, ilAntGemm2 primary, whole genome shotgun sequence DNA encoding:
- the LOC142981317 gene encoding cilia- and flagella-associated protein 36; translation: MEQLDGNAWVFDSLVGFLHGPVWNVPLQTFIEEKSLPFEPTDNGEVLDRPEYKQIHNEYRNLVDVMLGSFMDDIGISADQFEAACKLSARDLAGLPAHFHRRLFEQIWAANDYEMFVKMMTHKNVELQLQALELIERRYGTMPLFSNEPEELDSSRSTDTSEDWPDNDDVMTEIKKLQLQDMEDKDEVSVPPEEVVAEKQTLLSKLHSFEKKEDIEPKEKVEKTVTFDEKKIQVIEPLKPIPPKAEVSEEEMRARQEYLKQQRDKLLALKKQVRERRLGAAEMSAETGGGEGSQSTAARPRSARVAHAALAGAPPLPPPDAMQLRRALASKLKTEVVDIAN
- the LOC142981015 gene encoding uncharacterized protein LOC142981015, with the translated sequence MPNNETVIEHENVNGIKLTLKVDKRLSSPNSRQFTISYKVDQNNSSWPKTYFLLAVIFNVLGLIYVRISITAILVIIIGFSSLLIFYIRHCVQSESLLVIPTVGIQSSVKYVCGRQDNFVPWSSIDDVIINEVIKMNRVLYYLTVLVKQNNQNATESEAVKLIPLFKFTKPRLFMLEKIYSELQTLLIDAQRDVAMGSGDKE